A DNA window from Aestuariispira ectoiniformans contains the following coding sequences:
- the mutL gene encoding DNA mismatch repair endonuclease MutL — translation MANIRRLPDKVINRIAAGEVVERPASAVKELVENAIDAGSDRIDVQVRDGGKSLIRITDNGCGMSPDELPVAVERHATSKLPDDDLFFISTLGFRGEALPSIGSVSRMTITSRPKDVDSAWTIHIEGGSIRGPDPAAGSPGTRIEVKDLFYATPARLKFMRSDRAETSAILDVVQRLAMAHPGVSFTMNDGNRDRLKVSGAQGDMLDQRLRRLGDIMGREFAENALAISAERDGVTLTGYAGLPTLNRGNAMMQFLFVNGRPVKDKQLTGAVRAAYQDFLARDRHPMLALFLEVEPRAVDVNVHPAKTEVRFREPGSVRGLIVGALKHALAEAGHRASTTVSQSALGSVRPGSSLPLSGGASFRSPTPMSSGHGGGWNGSYGYQPQPHPSAGLMERAAEFQSPDGQAPAFHPAAPASGSYAEANASEAYHEAHRSEEAKSYPLGAARAQLHETYVVAQTDDGIVIVDQHAAHERLVYERMKEAIAAEGVKRQGLLIPEVVELDEDAVERLVKRADDLAKLGLVLEAFGPGAVAVRETPSLLGEVNVQGLVKDLADELEELGDTFSLKEKLEEVCGTMACHGSVRSGRRLNLDEMNALLRQMEATPHSGQCNHGRPTYVELKLADIERLFGRR, via the coding sequence ATGGCAAATATTCGTCGTCTGCCGGATAAGGTTATCAACCGGATCGCCGCGGGGGAGGTGGTTGAACGGCCCGCCTCTGCGGTTAAGGAACTGGTAGAGAATGCGATTGATGCGGGATCGGACCGGATTGACGTTCAGGTGCGCGACGGCGGCAAGTCCCTGATCCGTATTACCGATAACGGCTGCGGGATGAGCCCGGACGAACTGCCGGTGGCGGTTGAGCGCCATGCGACCTCCAAGCTTCCAGACGATGATTTGTTTTTCATCTCCACATTGGGTTTCCGGGGCGAGGCCTTGCCTTCCATCGGTTCCGTCAGCCGCATGACCATCACCTCCCGCCCCAAAGATGTGGACAGCGCCTGGACAATTCATATCGAGGGTGGCTCCATTCGCGGGCCTGATCCGGCGGCGGGCTCGCCCGGCACGCGGATCGAGGTGAAAGACCTTTTCTATGCGACCCCGGCGCGGTTGAAATTCATGCGGTCGGATAGGGCGGAAACCAGTGCGATCCTGGATGTGGTACAGCGGCTCGCCATGGCGCATCCCGGTGTTTCCTTCACCATGAATGACGGTAACCGTGACCGGCTGAAGGTCAGCGGCGCGCAGGGTGATATGCTGGACCAGCGCCTGCGCCGCCTGGGCGATATCATGGGACGTGAGTTTGCGGAAAACGCCCTGGCGATTTCCGCAGAACGTGACGGCGTCACATTGACCGGCTATGCCGGTCTGCCGACGCTGAACCGTGGCAATGCGATGATGCAGTTCCTCTTCGTCAACGGCCGCCCGGTGAAGGATAAACAACTGACCGGGGCGGTGCGTGCCGCCTATCAGGATTTCCTTGCGCGCGACCGACACCCGATGCTGGCCTTGTTCCTGGAGGTGGAACCGCGCGCGGTTGATGTGAATGTGCATCCGGCCAAGACCGAAGTGCGTTTCCGGGAGCCGGGCTCTGTGCGCGGGTTGATCGTTGGTGCCCTGAAGCATGCGCTGGCGGAGGCCGGTCACCGGGCTTCGACCACGGTTTCGCAATCGGCACTGGGATCGGTACGCCCGGGTTCGTCCCTGCCGCTTTCCGGTGGGGCATCCTTCCGCTCGCCGACGCCGATGTCATCCGGTCATGGCGGTGGCTGGAACGGAAGCTATGGCTATCAGCCGCAGCCACACCCGTCTGCCGGTCTGATGGAACGCGCCGCGGAATTCCAGTCCCCTGACGGGCAGGCTCCGGCCTTTCATCCGGCGGCCCCCGCCAGCGGGTCCTATGCGGAGGCCAATGCATCGGAGGCCTATCATGAGGCACACCGGTCCGAAGAGGCCAAGAGCTATCCCCTCGGCGCAGCACGCGCGCAGTTGCATGAGACCTATGTGGTCGCCCAGACCGATGATGGCATCGTGATCGTTGATCAGCATGCCGCCCATGAACGGTTGGTCTATGAACGCATGAAAGAGGCAATCGCCGCAGAGGGTGTCAAACGCCAGGGGCTTTTGATCCCTGAAGTGGTCGAGCTGGACGAGGATGCGGTCGAACGGTTGGTGAAACGGGCTGACGACCTGGCGAAGCTGGGGCTTGTGCTGGAGGCTTTCGGCCCTGGTGCGGTGGCCGTGCGCGAAACGCCGTCACTGCTGGGCGAGGTGAATGTCCAGGGCCTGGTAAAGGACCTGGCGGACGAGTTGGAAGAACTGGGCGATACCTTCAGTCTGAAGGAAAAACTGGAAGAAGTTTGCGGAACCATGGCCTGCCACGGTTCTGTCCGGTCCGGCCGCCGGTTGAACCTGGATGAGATGAATGCGCTTCTCCGCCAGATGGAGGCTACGCCCCATTCCGGCCAGTGTAACCACGGACGTCCCACCTATGTGGAGCTGAAACTGGCGGATATCGAGCGTCTTTTCGGACGGCGTTGA